The window AGGAGCGCGAGCTTGCGCGCGAGCAGGGTGAGGCTGCGCTGCTGCGCGGCGTTCTTCCTCGACTGCGTGTAGACGAAGACCATGAAGATGACCACCAGCGCGTACAGCAGCAGGTCGGTGCCGCGCCCGACGCCCACGAGGTTCGCGACCCAGGTGAGCCACTGGGGGAACAGGATCGACACGATCGCCACGAGCACGAAGCCGCCGTACAGGAGACGGCGGATCGCCAGGTGGCTGTCCGCACCGGTCCGGCGCATGAACACGGCGCCGATGGCGATGACGGCCGCGATGAGAAGGATCTGGATCCACATGGCGTTCACCGCACGATCAGGTCGACGAGGATGTTGACGGAGTTGAGCACCGATTGGCCCTTCGATTTGGAGTAGTCGGTGTAGAGGAGCTCGACCGGGTGCTCGATCCACGGCAGCCCCGTGTCGCCGAGCTGCAGCACGATCTCGGTGGCGTGCGCCATCCGGTCCTGCTTGAGCTGCAGGCGCGCGGCGGCGTCGGCGCGGATGACGCGAAGGCCGTTGTGCGCGTCGGTGAGCTTGACGCTCGTGGTCATGTTGGTCACCCACACCGCGGTCTTCAGGATCACGCGCTTCATCCAGCCCGGGTTCGTCCGGTCGTCGAGGAAGCGCGAGCCGAACACGATCGCCGCGCCGCTGGCACGCGCCGCGGCGACCATCGCCACCGCGTCGTCGATGCGGTGCTGGCCGTCGGCATCGAAGGTCACGATGTACTCGCAGCCCGGCTGGGACAGGGCGTACTCGATGCCCGTCTGCAGGGCCGCACCCTGACCGAGGTTGATCGGGTGCTCGACGATGTGGGCTCCGGCGCGTCGTGCCACCTCCAGGGAGCCGTCGGTGGAGCCGTCGTCGATGCACACGATGTTCGGGAAGTGGGGGAGGACCCCCGCGATGACGCCGGCGATGACGCTTGCTTCGTTGTACAGCGGTACGACAACCCAGGTATGCGGGTCGGGAGTGGCTGGGTTGGTCACACCCCTATCCTCTCAGGAAACGCCTGTGCGAGCAGATAGGATGACCGAGTCCCCTTCCCGAGCCGCGAGGAGAATCCCGCATGCCCTCACCGACCGACGTCCGGATCGTCGATTCGGCCGATGTGTCCCCCGAGGCGAAGATCGGAGCAGGGAGCTCGATCTGGCATCTGGCCCAGGTGAGGGAAGACGCGCAGCTCGGCGAGAACTGCATCGTCGGCCGCGGCGCCTACATCGGCACCGGTGTCGTCATGGGCGACAACTGCAAGGTGCAGAACTACGCGCTCGTGTACGAGCCCGCTCGACTCGGCGACGGCGTGTTCATCGGACCGGCCGTCGTGCTCACGAACGACACGTACCCGCGGGCGATCAACGCCGACGGCACGCAGAAGAGCGCGCACGACTGGGAGCCCGTCGGCGTCACGATCGAGCGTGGCGCCTCGATCGGTGCCAGGGCGACCTGCGTCGCGCCCGTGACCATCGGCGCCTGGGCGACGGTGGCGGCCGGGGCCGTCGTGGTGAAGGACGTCCCCTCCTACGCGCTCGTGGCCGGGGTGCCGGCCCGCCGCATCGGCTGGGTGGGCGAAGCGGGCGTTCCCCTCACGCGCGCCGACGACGACAAGACCTGGGTGTGCCCCGCGACCGGCGGACGCTACACCGAGACAGACGGAACACTGACCAAGGAGACCGTGTGAGCGAGTTCATTCCCCCCGCCAAGCCGATCATCGGCGACGAAGAGCGCGAGGCCGTCGATCGGGTGCTGCGCAGCGGCATGGTCGCGCAGGGCCCCGAGGTCGCCGCGTTCGAGCAGGAGTTCTCGGCGCACTTCGTGCCGGGGCGGCCCTCCGTGGCCGTGAACTCCGGCACCGCCGGTCTGCACCTGGGTCTGCTCGCCGCGGGCGTCGGCCCCGGCGACGAGGTCATCGTGCCGTCGTTCACGTTCGCGGCGACGGGCAACTCCGTGGCCCTCACCGGCGGCACCCCGGTGTTCGTCGACATCGAGCCGGAGACCTTCACGCTCGACCCCGAAGCCGTCGCGGCCGCAATCACGCCCAAGACCAAGGGCATCCTCCCGGTGCACCTGTACGGTCACCCCGCCCGCATGCGCGAGCTGGAGGCCCTGGCCGCCGAGCGCGGCGTGGCCCTGTACGAGGACGCCGCGCAGGCGCACGGCGCCTCGCTCGACGGCCGCCCGGTCGGCTCGTTCGGCGACTTCGCGATGTTCAGCCTCTACCCGACCAAGAACATGACCAGCGGCGAAGGCGGCATGGTCACCACGGCCACGGACGAGATCGCCCGTCAGGTCAAGCTCCTGCGCAACCAGGGCATGGAGCGGCAGTACGAGAACGAGATCATCGGCTTCAACGCCCGCATGACCGACATCCACGCCGCGATCGGCCGGGTGCAGCTGCACAAGGTCGACGCCTGGACGAAGACCCGTCAGCAGAACGCGGCCTTCCTGGACGCGAACCTGCGCGGCGTGGTCGTGCCCCCGGTCGCCGACGGTGCCGTGCACGTGTACCACCAGTACACGGTCCGGGTGCCGGAGGACCGCGACGGCTTCGTGGCGGCGCTCAAGAACGAGCACAACGTCGGCGCCGGCGTGTACTACCCGATCCCGAACCACCGGCTGCCCTCGCTCACGCGCTTCGCCCCGGGCCTCGACCTCCCCGAGACCGAGCGTGCCGCCCGCGAGGTCGCCTCGCTGCCGGTGCACCCGTCGCTCAGTCAGGACGACCTCGAGCGCATCGTCACCGCGGTGAACGCCGTCGCGGGGGCAGGCGCCTGATGGCGGCGAATCTGCGCGCCGGACTGCTCGGCGTCGGGATGATGGGCCGCAACCACGCCCGCGTGCTGCGTGACGTGGAGGGCATCGACCTGGTCGCGATCGCCGACCCGGGCGGTGACCCGCACAAGGTCGCGGGCGAGCTCGAGATCCTCCCCGACATCGAGGCGCTCATCGCCGCCGGTATCGACATCGCCGTGGTCGCCGTGCCGACCGCGTTCCACGAGGACGCGGCGCTCAAGCTGGCCGACGCCGGGGTGCACACCCTCGTCGAGAAGCCGATCGCGCACTCGCTCGAGGCGGGGCGCCGGATGACGGACGCCTTCGCCGCCCGGGGCCTGGTCGGAGCCGTCGGCCACGTCGAGCGCTTCAACCCCGCGCTGCAGGAGATGCGACGCCGCCTGGAGGCGGGGGAGCTCGGTGACGTGTACCAGATCGCGACCCGCCGCCAGAGCACGTTCCCCGCCCGCATCGCCGACGTGGGCGTGGCGAAGGACCTCGCGTCCCACGACATCGACCTCACGAGCTGGGTCGCGCAGAGCGAGTACACCACGGTGTTCGCGCAGACCGCGCACAAGAGCGGACGCGACTACGAGGACATGATCACGGTCACCGGCCGGCTGGCCAACGGCGTGATCGTCAACCACCTCGTCAACTGGCTCTCGCCCATGAAGGAGCGCATCACGGTCGTCACCGGCGACCGCGGCACCTTCATCGCCGACACCGCGACCGGCGACCTGACGTTCTACGCCAACGGCACCATCCCGCTCGAGTGGGAGTCGATGCTCGCGTTCCGCGGCGTGTCCGAGGGCGACATCACCCGGTTCTCCTTCGCCAAGCGCGAGCCGCTGCGGGTCGAGCACGAAGCCTTCCGCGACGCCGTCCTCGGCAAGCCGAACGACGTCGTCACGATGGAGCAGGGCCTGCGCACGCTCGAGGTCGTCGAGGGCGCTCTCTCCTCCGCCGCCAACGGCGCATCCGTCGCCCTCTGAACGCGAGAACATGAAACGCATCTGGCCGGTCCTCAAGGATCTCCTCCCGCTGCTGCCGACCGGCGCGCAGCGGTACTTCGTCGGGTACATGATCGCCACGACGCTCATCACCGCACTCGACGTGGTGGCGATGTCGCTGCTGGCCGTGATCATCGGCCCGGCACTCACCGGTGGGGCGCTGCGGCTCCCGCTGATCGGCGAGGTCTCACCCGACATGACGCCGCTTCTGGTGCTCGGCGCCTGCGCGCTCATCATCCTGAAGTCGGTGCTCTCGGTCACGCTGCACTGGTTCGCCACGCGCCGGTTCGCGCGCTACGAGCTCGAGATCGGCGACCGGATGTTCAAGGCGTACATCAACTCCAGCTGGGAGGAGCGCTCGAAGCGCACGGTCGCCGAGATCACGCGCATCGCGGACGGCGGCATCGCGAACACGATGTCGGGCTTCCTCCTTCCGCTCATGCGCGTCCCCAGTTCGATCTTCACGTTCGTGCTGATCATCGTCGTGCTGCTGGTGGTCGACCCGATCACCGCGCTCATCGCCATGGTGTACCTGATCCTCGTCGCGCTCATCGTGCACCAGGTGGTGACGAAGCGCTCGCTGGAGGCCGCCACCGTCAACCGCAACTACAGCTACCGCGTCGCGATCCTGATGACCGAGATGATGGAAGCGCTGAAGGAGCTCAGCCTCCGCAACCGGCTCGCCGACGTCGCACAGCTGGTGACGGACAGCCGCCACCACTCGGTCCGCGCCAGGGCGAACGCGTCGTTCCTCGGTGTCGTCCCGTCGTTCGCGTTCGAGTCCGCCCTCATCGGCGGCGTCGTGATCATCGGCGGCGTCTCCTACTGGCAGGGCGGTCTGGCGGCCGCGTTGTCGTCCGTCGCACTGTTCACCGCGACCGGCTTCCGCCTGATCCCGGCGATCAGCGGCATCCAGGGCGGCATCGTGCAGGGTGTCGCGAGCATCCCCTCGGCACAGGACGTCATCGGTGACCTCACCGCCGCGGAGAAGGACATGGAGGTGTCGCAGACGCCCGCCGACACCGCGGAGCTGGCGGAGAACCCTCGGCTGCTCAGCCTGTCGGACGTGCACTTCCGGTACCCGGGAGCCGACGAGGACGTCATCCGCGGGCTCTCGCTCGACATCCCCCTCGGCAGCTCGCTGGGCATCGTCGGGCCGTCCGGAGCCGGCAAGTCGACGCTGATCGACCTGCTCCTCGGCCTCAGCCAGGCCACGACCGGCGACATCGAGATCGACGGGCACCCGCTCTCGAGCGTGCTCCGTCAGTGGCGCGGGCGCGTCGGCTACGTGCCGCAGCGGGTGGCGCTGTTCGACGCCTCGATCGCGCAGAACGTCGCCCTGACCTGGACGGATGAGATCGACCGGGACCGCGTGGAGTACGCCCTGGAACGCGCGCAGCTCAGCTCGCTCGTCGCGTCGCGGGCGAACGGCATCGACGAGCGCATCGGCGAGCGGGGCGTGTCCCTGTCCGGCGGTCAGCAGCAGCGTCTGGGCATCGCCCGCGCGCTGTACACCGATCCGCTGGTGCTGGTGCTCGACGAGGCCACGAGCTCTCTCGACACGAAGACCGAGGACGAGGTCACCAAGGCGATCCGGTCGCTGCAGGGCGAGGTCACGCTGATCTCGGTGGCGCACCGCCTGTCGACCATCAAGGACTACGACCGGATCTGCTACATGGACGAGGGCGTGATCGCCGCGCAGGGCACCTTCGTGGAGGTCGCCTCCTCGCTGCCGGCGTTCGCCGAGCAGGTGCTGCTGGCCGGACTCTCCGGAGAGCTCGAGCGCCGGGCGTGACTCCGCCGCCCGACCGGGTCGGTCAGACGATCCGGTCGGTGCGGTTCGCGGCGTAGAACAGCCGCGCCATCGCCTGCGGGTGCAGGGAGAACAGCGGGTTGGGCGTGAGCAGCGCCCCCAGTGACCGCTGGTTCCAGCGGTCGTTCGCGAGGATGCGGATCCGCTCCACGTCGGGCGCCGCCGAGAAGGTCTCGTCGATGATGCGATGGTCGACCCGCGACAGCAGCCGCAGGGCCCCGGGGGCCAGGGCCACGAGTCGGTCCAGGGTCTCCCGCAGCTCGGCCTGGTGCGTGACCAGCTCCGGCGTCGTCGTCGCACGGACGCCGATCGCGCTGAGGAACTGGATGCGCAGCAGCTTGACGACCGCTGCGGTGCGGGCGCGGCGGCCGAGGGCGCGGAACCAGGGCGCGGCTTCGAGGCCGTCGAGGAAGGCGAAGTCCTCGCGCACCGGGCGTGCCGTGAACGTGACGCGGTCGCCCTCGTCCTCGTGCCCGACGTACGCGGGACCGTCGATGTCGACGGCGAGGTCGCGCCCGCGGAACCACAGCTCTCCGGTCAGGGCGATGTCCTCTCCGGACGACAGGCCCTCGGTGAAGCGCAGATGGCCGAACCGTTCGCGGTCGATGAGGCCGAGCGGCGCGCTGCGGTAGGAGAGGCGGTCCTTCGCGGCGTCGAGCCGCCGCGATCGACGTCCGTTCCGCACGGGAGGAAGCGGGTTGTTGTGGCGCCCGACGAGCGTGATCTTCGGGATCACCGCGCTCGCCCCGGTCTCGCGCTGGATGCGCAGCCAGGAGTCCAGCGCGCCGGGCGCGAACTCGTCGTCGGAGCCGAGCAGCGCGATGAACGGGGCGGTGGACGACGCGAAGCCGAGGTTCATCGGTCCGGCCGGCGAGCGGATGCCGTCCTGCAGCTCGAGCAGGACCACGCGCTCGTCCTCCGCGTACTCGCCGAGGTTGCCGCGGATCACGGCGGGATCGATGTTGTGCGCGACCACCAGCACGCGCACCGGAGCGGCGGTGGCGTCGAGCACCGAGGCCACCGCACGACGGATCGGTCGGGTGGCGGAGTGGACGGCGATCGTGACGTCGACCAGGGGCGACGCGGTCACAGCTGCCCCACCCGCTGCGATCGGGCGCCCGCGGCGAGCGTGCGGAAGGGGGCGTGCCGGTGCAGCGCCAGGAATGGGTTCCGGGGGAGCTGAGCGGCGGGGGAGAGATAGATCCACCGACGACCGAGCAGGGCGCGGGTGCGCTCGGGATCGGGCGCCCCGCGGCGCAGCTCGTCCATGACCCGGCGGTCGGCGATCGACAGCACCGACAGCACTCCCGGGGCCCAGGCGCTGACGCGGTCGACCACGGCGAGGAGCTCGGCGGCGACCGCGGCGATGCCCGGGGTCTCCAGGCGCGCGGCCACGGCGTCGAAGAAGTGGATGCGGAGCAGCTTGACGGCCAGGGCGCGGCGGTCGGCGGTCGAGGCGGCCGCGAACCAGTCCGCCTCCTCGATCACGCGGAGGAACGCGAAGTCGGCCGCCACGTCGCGCGGAGCGGAGGTGACGCGGTCGTCCGCGTCGTCGTGGCCCACGTACGGGGGGCCGTAGAGGTCGTAGGCGATGCTCGTCGCCGTGATCCACAGCTCAGAGGTGTACGGCAGGTCCTCGCCGGACGTGAGGCCCTCGGTGAAGCGCAGGTCGCCGAAGCGCTCGCGGTCGATGAGGCCGAGGGGCGCGCTGCGGTAGTGCAGGCGGTCGCGGTCGGCGCTCAGGCCGGTCGTGCGGCGTCCGCGGCGCACGGGCGGGTACGGGTCGGGGCCTCCGGTCACCAGGCGGATGCGACCGATCACGACGTCGGCATCCGTCGCGCGCTGCAGCGCCAGCCACGAGTCGATCGCGCCAGGGGCGAACTCGTCGTCGGAGCCGAGCAGGGTGTGGAAGCGTGCCGTCGCCGCCGCCATCCCGAGGTTCATCGGGCCGGCGGGCGACGGGATGCCGTCGCGGAGGGAGAGCAGCCGGACGGCCGGGTGTTCCGCCCAGGTGCCGAGGTTCGTGCGGATGATCTCCTGGTCGATGTTGTGTGCCACCACGTTCACGCGCACCGGAGCGGTCGTGCCTTCGATGACGGAGGCGACGGCGCGCGCGATGGGCCGGGTGGCGGAGTGGACGGCGATCGTGACGTCGACAAGTGGGGATTCCATACCGGATCGATGCTACCGCGGAGGCCTACGCCATCATGTCGCGCAGGGTCCGGTACGGGGCGTGCCGGTGCAGGGCGAGGAACGGGTTCGCCGTGAGCCGCGCATCGAGCCCGCCGCCCCAGCGGGCCGAGAGGAGGGCGCGGATCCGGTCGGCCGACGGCGCGCTCGTTTCGAGCTCACGGAGCACCTTCCGGTCCGCGCGGCACAGCAGCGCGGTTGCGCCGGGGGACATCCGCTCGATCGCCGCGGCGGTGTCGAGCAGCTCGGCGCGGTAGGCGGCGATCCCGCCCGGGGCGTCCAGCCGGGCGGCGACGGCATCCATGAGGTGCACGCGGAGGTTCTTCACGCCGAACCCCCGGCGCGCCGAGCGCGAGGCAGCCCGGTACCAGGGCTTGGCGGCGACGATGTCGAGAAACGCGAAGTCGGCCGACAGGGGTCGGACGGTGCGGGTCACACGGTCGACCGCATCGTCGTGGCCGACGTACGCCGGGCCCGTACGGTCGTAGGCGATGTGCGCGCCGGTGAACCACAGCTCCGCGGTGAACTCGAGGTCCTCGCCGGACTCGAGGCCCGGGGTGAAGCGCAGGTCGGGGAAGCGCGTCCGGTCGATGAGGCCGAGCGGCATGCAGCGGTAGCTGAGGCGGTCCTTGTCGACGTCGAGCTCCCGCACCCGTCCGCGACGTCGCGGCGGTGTCGGCTCTGCCGCCTCGTCCACGCGCACGCGCGGGATGACGGTGGTCGCGCCGGTCGAGCGGGCGACGGCGAGCCAGGAGTCGAGTGCCCCCGGCTCCAGCTCGTCGTCCGAGCCCATGACCGAGAAGTACGGCGCCTCGGCCAGCGCGATGCCGTGGTTCATCGGCCCGGCGGGGGAGGGGATGCCGTCCTGCAGGGACACGACGCGCACCTCGGGCCGCGTGCCCAGGTCGCCGAGGTTGGCGGAGATCGCCTCGGGATCGGTGTTGTGCGCGACCACGGTGACCCGCACGGCGGCGGTCGTGTCGAGCACGGAGGAGACCGCGCGGCGGATGGGACGAGCGGGCGTGTGCACGGGGATGACCAC of the Microbacterium sufflavum genome contains:
- a CDS encoding glycosyltransferase family 2 protein, with the translated sequence MTNPATPDPHTWVVVPLYNEASVIAGVIAGVLPHFPNIVCIDDGSTDGSLEVARRAGAHIVEHPINLGQGAALQTGIEYALSQPGCEYIVTFDADGQHRIDDAVAMVAAARASGAAIVFGSRFLDDRTNPGWMKRVILKTAVWVTNMTTSVKLTDAHNGLRVIRADAAARLQLKQDRMAHATEIVLQLGDTGLPWIEHPVELLYTDYSKSKGQSVLNSVNILVDLIVR
- a CDS encoding glycosyltransferase, producing the protein MESPLVDVTIAVHSATRPIARAVASVIEGTTAPVRVNVVAHNIDQEIIRTNLGTWAEHPAVRLLSLRDGIPSPAGPMNLGMAAATARFHTLLGSDDEFAPGAIDSWLALQRATDADVVIGRIRLVTGGPDPYPPVRRGRRTTGLSADRDRLHYRSAPLGLIDRERFGDLRFTEGLTSGEDLPYTSELWITATSIAYDLYGPPYVGHDDADDRVTSAPRDVAADFAFLRVIEEADWFAAASTADRRALAVKLLRIHFFDAVAARLETPGIAAVAAELLAVVDRVSAWAPGVLSVLSIADRRVMDELRRGAPDPERTRALLGRRWIYLSPAAQLPRNPFLALHRHAPFRTLAAGARSQRVGQL
- a CDS encoding acyltransferase, which encodes MPSPTDVRIVDSADVSPEAKIGAGSSIWHLAQVREDAQLGENCIVGRGAYIGTGVVMGDNCKVQNYALVYEPARLGDGVFIGPAVVLTNDTYPRAINADGTQKSAHDWEPVGVTIERGASIGARATCVAPVTIGAWATVAAGAVVVKDVPSYALVAGVPARRIGWVGEAGVPLTRADDDKTWVCPATGGRYTETDGTLTKETV
- a CDS encoding DUF2304 domain-containing protein gives rise to the protein MWIQILLIAAVIAIGAVFMRRTGADSHLAIRRLLYGGFVLVAIVSILFPQWLTWVANLVGVGRGTDLLLYALVVIFMVFVYTQSRKNAAQQRSLTLLARKLALLQASQDPQDGARRAAPDDGQPED
- a CDS encoding glycosyltransferase — translated: MTASPLVDVTIAVHSATRPIRRAVASVLDATAAPVRVLVVAHNIDPAVIRGNLGEYAEDERVVLLELQDGIRSPAGPMNLGFASSTAPFIALLGSDDEFAPGALDSWLRIQRETGASAVIPKITLVGRHNNPLPPVRNGRRSRRLDAAKDRLSYRSAPLGLIDRERFGHLRFTEGLSSGEDIALTGELWFRGRDLAVDIDGPAYVGHEDEGDRVTFTARPVREDFAFLDGLEAAPWFRALGRRARTAAVVKLLRIQFLSAIGVRATTTPELVTHQAELRETLDRLVALAPGALRLLSRVDHRIIDETFSAAPDVERIRILANDRWNQRSLGALLTPNPLFSLHPQAMARLFYAANRTDRIV
- a CDS encoding glycosyltransferase family 2 protein; the protein is MPSPDVDVVIPVHTPARPIRRAVSSVLDTTAAVRVTVVAHNTDPEAISANLGDLGTRPEVRVVSLQDGIPSPAGPMNHGIALAEAPYFSVMGSDDELEPGALDSWLAVARSTGATTVIPRVRVDEAAEPTPPRRRGRVRELDVDKDRLSYRCMPLGLIDRTRFPDLRFTPGLESGEDLEFTAELWFTGAHIAYDRTGPAYVGHDDAVDRVTRTVRPLSADFAFLDIVAAKPWYRAASRSARRGFGVKNLRVHLMDAVAARLDAPGGIAAYRAELLDTAAAIERMSPGATALLCRADRKVLRELETSAPSADRIRALLSARWGGGLDARLTANPFLALHRHAPYRTLRDMMA
- a CDS encoding ABC transporter ATP-binding protein, translated to MKRIWPVLKDLLPLLPTGAQRYFVGYMIATTLITALDVVAMSLLAVIIGPALTGGALRLPLIGEVSPDMTPLLVLGACALIILKSVLSVTLHWFATRRFARYELEIGDRMFKAYINSSWEERSKRTVAEITRIADGGIANTMSGFLLPLMRVPSSIFTFVLIIVVLLVVDPITALIAMVYLILVALIVHQVVTKRSLEAATVNRNYSYRVAILMTEMMEALKELSLRNRLADVAQLVTDSRHHSVRARANASFLGVVPSFAFESALIGGVVIIGGVSYWQGGLAAALSSVALFTATGFRLIPAISGIQGGIVQGVASIPSAQDVIGDLTAAEKDMEVSQTPADTAELAENPRLLSLSDVHFRYPGADEDVIRGLSLDIPLGSSLGIVGPSGAGKSTLIDLLLGLSQATTGDIEIDGHPLSSVLRQWRGRVGYVPQRVALFDASIAQNVALTWTDEIDRDRVEYALERAQLSSLVASRANGIDERIGERGVSLSGGQQQRLGIARALYTDPLVLVLDEATSSLDTKTEDEVTKAIRSLQGEVTLISVAHRLSTIKDYDRICYMDEGVIAAQGTFVEVASSLPAFAEQVLLAGLSGELERRA
- a CDS encoding Gfo/Idh/MocA family protein, producing MAANLRAGLLGVGMMGRNHARVLRDVEGIDLVAIADPGGDPHKVAGELEILPDIEALIAAGIDIAVVAVPTAFHEDAALKLADAGVHTLVEKPIAHSLEAGRRMTDAFAARGLVGAVGHVERFNPALQEMRRRLEAGELGDVYQIATRRQSTFPARIADVGVAKDLASHDIDLTSWVAQSEYTTVFAQTAHKSGRDYEDMITVTGRLANGVIVNHLVNWLSPMKERITVVTGDRGTFIADTATGDLTFYANGTIPLEWESMLAFRGVSEGDITRFSFAKREPLRVEHEAFRDAVLGKPNDVVTMEQGLRTLEVVEGALSSAANGASVAL
- a CDS encoding DegT/DnrJ/EryC1/StrS family aminotransferase, giving the protein MSEFIPPAKPIIGDEEREAVDRVLRSGMVAQGPEVAAFEQEFSAHFVPGRPSVAVNSGTAGLHLGLLAAGVGPGDEVIVPSFTFAATGNSVALTGGTPVFVDIEPETFTLDPEAVAAAITPKTKGILPVHLYGHPARMRELEALAAERGVALYEDAAQAHGASLDGRPVGSFGDFAMFSLYPTKNMTSGEGGMVTTATDEIARQVKLLRNQGMERQYENEIIGFNARMTDIHAAIGRVQLHKVDAWTKTRQQNAAFLDANLRGVVVPPVADGAVHVYHQYTVRVPEDRDGFVAALKNEHNVGAGVYYPIPNHRLPSLTRFAPGLDLPETERAAREVASLPVHPSLSQDDLERIVTAVNAVAGAGA